In Streptomyces canus, one DNA window encodes the following:
- a CDS encoding FAD-binding oxidoreductase, whose translation MERRTFIGGGAAAITAVATAACDGRKSAGAAQSTIGQSLSSRTPAAAAANWSALARDLDGPLVRPGDADWTTARQLYNTRFDSLKPAAVAYVANADDIRTIVAYARTHGTRVAIRNGGHSYAGWSSGNNRLIVDVSQLNRVRASGGTAVIGAGAKLIDVYRALTAKGVTIPGGSCPTVGVSGLTLGGGHGVASRAYGLTCDSLTRATLITADGKELTADASTNKDLFWALRGAGNGNFGVVTELHFRTHPAPQGVTAYATWPWSRAAAVVKAWQEWGPTQPDEIWSSCHLENGGSPSVAVAAFSLGTYGELQNALDRLADRIGSPARSVTLRRHSYESAMEAYAGCSSFSTDARCHLPGSTPGRSAQGALGRETYAAHSDFFDRSLSAAGIQTLLRQIASVRGGSGSIALTALGGAVNRVSPTATAFVHRRSRMLAQYLASWKAGSTGTTAQSWLTGAHDAMKPYASGAAYQNYTDPTLKDWRKAYYGDAATKLGKVKKQYDPQGFFTYPQSL comes from the coding sequence ATGGAACGGCGTACGTTCATCGGGGGCGGCGCGGCCGCGATCACGGCGGTGGCCACGGCCGCGTGCGACGGCAGGAAAAGCGCCGGCGCCGCGCAGAGCACCATCGGCCAGTCCCTCTCCTCCCGTACGCCCGCCGCGGCCGCCGCGAACTGGTCGGCCCTCGCCCGCGACCTGGACGGCCCCCTGGTCCGCCCCGGCGACGCCGACTGGACGACGGCCCGGCAGCTCTACAACACCCGCTTCGACTCGCTGAAGCCCGCGGCCGTCGCGTACGTGGCGAACGCGGACGATATCCGAACCATTGTCGCCTATGCCCGCACTCACGGCACCCGGGTGGCGATCCGCAACGGCGGCCACTCCTACGCCGGCTGGTCCTCGGGGAACAACAGGCTGATCGTCGATGTCTCCCAGCTGAACCGCGTCCGCGCCTCGGGCGGCACCGCGGTCATAGGCGCCGGCGCCAAGCTGATCGACGTCTACCGGGCCCTCACCGCCAAGGGCGTGACCATCCCGGGGGGCTCGTGCCCGACGGTCGGCGTCTCCGGTCTCACCCTGGGCGGCGGTCACGGCGTGGCCTCCCGGGCCTACGGACTGACCTGCGACAGCCTCACCCGGGCGACGCTGATCACGGCCGACGGCAAGGAGCTGACCGCCGACGCGTCCACGAACAAGGACCTCTTCTGGGCGCTGCGCGGCGCCGGCAACGGCAATTTCGGCGTGGTGACCGAACTGCACTTCAGGACCCACCCCGCCCCGCAGGGCGTGACCGCGTACGCGACCTGGCCGTGGTCCAGGGCGGCCGCCGTGGTGAAGGCATGGCAGGAGTGGGGCCCCACCCAGCCCGACGAGATCTGGTCCTCCTGCCACCTGGAGAACGGCGGCTCGCCCTCCGTGGCGGTCGCGGCGTTCTCCCTGGGCACCTACGGCGAGCTCCAGAACGCGCTCGACCGCCTGGCCGACAGGATCGGCTCACCGGCCCGCAGCGTGACGCTCAGGCGGCACTCCTACGAGAGCGCGATGGAGGCGTACGCGGGCTGCTCGTCCTTCTCCACGGACGCCAGGTGCCACCTGCCCGGCTCCACCCCGGGCCGCTCAGCCCAGGGCGCCCTGGGGCGCGAGACCTACGCGGCCCACTCGGACTTCTTCGACCGCTCGCTCTCGGCGGCCGGCATCCAGACCCTCCTGAGGCAGATCGCCTCGGTCCGGGGCGGCTCGGGCAGCATCGCCCTGACCGCGCTGGGCGGCGCGGTCAACCGCGTCTCCCCCACCGCGACGGCCTTCGTCCACCGCCGCTCCCGCATGCTGGCCCAGTACCTCGCGTCCTGGAAGGCGGGATCGACGGGCACGACGGCCCAGTCCTGGCTGACGGGAGCGCACGACGCGATGAAGCCGTACGCCTCGGGCGCGGCCTACCAGAACTACACGGACCCGACGCTGAAGGACTGGCGGAAGGCGTACTACGGCGACGCGGCGACCAAGCTGGGCAAGGTGAAGAAGCAGTACGACCCGCAGGGGTTCTTCACCTACCCGCAGTCGCTGTAG
- the pstS gene encoding phosphate ABC transporter substrate-binding protein PstS, which yields MKLQRKNRRALAFGALAVSGALALTACGSDDTSDGGGSSASSTANASTIKCDDAKGQLLADGSSAQKNAIDAWVKQFTQACGVQINYKGGGSGAGVTAFNNGQVAFAGSDSALKPEEVTASKKVCSGGQGIDLPMVGGPIALGINISGVDKLTLDAPTIAKIFNAKITSWNDPAIAKLNPGVKLPSLKIQAFHRSDDSGTTDNFTKYLIATAKSDWPYDGGKTWQAKGGQSAAQSSGVAQQVKQTNGAIGYFELSYAKDGITPVSIDTGASAPVEPTTENASKAIADAKVVGTGSDLALQLNYATKADGAYPMVLVTYEIVCDKGNKSDTLAATKAFLRYTASEDGQKVLADNDYAPIPDDIIAKVRTTIEGLS from the coding sequence GTGAAGCTTCAGCGCAAGAACCGGCGGGCCCTCGCCTTCGGTGCTCTCGCCGTCTCCGGCGCCCTGGCCCTCACGGCGTGCGGCTCGGACGACACCAGCGACGGCGGTGGCAGCAGCGCGTCCTCGACCGCCAACGCCAGCACCATCAAGTGCGACGACGCCAAGGGCCAGCTGCTCGCCGACGGCTCCTCCGCGCAGAAGAACGCGATCGACGCCTGGGTCAAGCAGTTCACGCAGGCCTGTGGCGTGCAGATCAACTACAAGGGCGGCGGCTCCGGCGCCGGTGTGACCGCGTTCAACAACGGCCAGGTCGCCTTCGCCGGCTCCGACTCCGCGCTGAAGCCCGAAGAGGTCACGGCCTCCAAGAAGGTCTGCTCCGGCGGCCAGGGCATCGACCTGCCGATGGTCGGCGGCCCGATCGCCCTCGGCATCAACATCTCCGGTGTCGACAAGCTCACGCTGGACGCGCCCACCATCGCCAAGATCTTCAACGCCAAGATCACCAGCTGGAACGACCCGGCGATCGCCAAGCTGAACCCGGGCGTGAAGCTCCCCAGCCTGAAGATCCAGGCGTTCCACCGCTCGGACGACTCCGGTACGACGGACAACTTCACCAAGTACCTGATCGCCACCGCCAAGAGCGACTGGCCCTACGACGGCGGCAAGACCTGGCAGGCCAAGGGCGGCCAGTCCGCCGCGCAGTCCTCCGGTGTGGCCCAGCAGGTGAAGCAGACCAACGGTGCCATCGGCTACTTCGAGCTCTCCTACGCCAAGGACGGCATCACGCCGGTCAGCATCGACACCGGCGCCTCCGCCCCGGTCGAGCCCACCACCGAGAACGCCTCCAAGGCCATCGCGGACGCCAAGGTCGTCGGCACCGGCTCGGACCTGGCGCTCCAGCTGAACTACGCGACCAAGGCCGACGGCGCCTACCCGATGGTCCTCGTCACGTACGAGATCGTCTGCGACAAGGGCAACAAGTCCGACACCCTGGCCGCCACCAAGGCGTTCCTGCGCTACACCGCCTCCGAGGACGGCCAGAAGGTCCTCGCGGACAACGACTACGCGCCGATCCCCGACGACATCATCGCCAAGGTCCGCACCACCATCGAGGGCCTGAGCTGA